AACTGGATAGTCAGTGGTTACAGAATATCAAAACTACAGTTGGGTATAGTTTTCAAGCGCGGATGGATTTGTTCAAAGACTATTATACGTATTACCGCAACCGCGGGTATATAAAACTGTTTTATATAATGTTAACAAACCTGGAGTTAAGCGCTGCGGTAGAATATAAAAGCTATCAATATAAAATTGTAGACGTTCCTATTGCAGGACCAAACCCGAAACTTGTTCTAAACTATTTTAACGCGGATCTGGAACTCTCGTGGCAAGTACATAAGAACGTGAAAACGTATATTTTGTATACCTACGACTCTCGGGATTCCAATAAAGATACAGGTAATACATATCGTGAGTATCAGGACCACACTTTACAAACCGGTGTGCGATGGGGGTACTAGAACAAAAAATGTTTAGGCAACTTCTTGTATTTATTATTCTCACGTCATGTGGTACACTAAACTTGGAAGGAGTAGAGATGAACCATAATAAGTTCGAGAATCTCGGGGTACAGTCGAAAGTAGCGAACGTTTACGGTTACTTCGTATCGCCTGACGGGAAGACGGTATACATCAATTTTGGGCAGCTGGACAAGCACAACATGTTTTTAATCGGGGTGAGTACTGATGGCGTCGCTAACAAGTACACTCCGCCGGCGACAGATAAGGATGGGAAGTGGCAGATATCCCGTGCGTACTCGTGGCATCCTGAACGCAAAAAATGGTACTTCGGTACTACCGGTGAAGCGTGGATACTCGAGTTCGACCCTGTTGTACCGGAGAAAGGGTTGATACCTTTACTGCGGGTAGATACTACTGAAACGTACCTCAACGATATGGCTGTAAGTCCCGACGGGAAAGTGTATGTTGGCACGTATCCCGGATGTAAGGTTATTGAGTACAACCCGTATGATAATACTGCAAAAAATGTTTGCGTGGTAAGTGATAAAAATAAGTATGCAAATAGCGTTGCTGTATCATCATCAACCGGTAAAATATATGCCGGCGCAGGAATTGATGTGAAAGAAATTGTTTGTTGTGATCCAAAAACAGGGGAAACACAGTCAATCCTTCCACAGGAGTTCAAAATGCCGGGACATGCCAGGGTATTAAAAAACGTTGACGGCCAGATTGTTGCTATTGTAGACAACAAAACGTTCCTGATAACCGAGAAGAACGAGTTTGTCGAAGGGAAGTATAATACTGAAAGAAACCCGGTATACTACCCTGCCACGCTTGCTGATGGGCGGAAAGTCGTAGAAGCGTCCCCAATTGGTTTTTATATTCTGCAAGATTCCGTCACGGGTAAACGTGACCGTATAAAGTTTGAGTATGAAGGCGACGGGATTGCTATTCACGCGATTACTCTGGGACCGGATAATAATATTTATGGTAGTACCATATTGCCGTTATCGATGTTCAAATATATAACCGCTGAAAATGTTAGCGAGTACCTCGGGGTGCATCTCGGTGCGGAAGTGTACTGTTTTACAAACTACAAAAATAAGATGTTTGAAGCTACTTATCCCCTAGGCCGTACGTTCGTCTCGGACGTGGGAGAAGGAATTAAGTACAATCCTCGCAGAGTGACGGACTCCGAAGATAAAATGGACCTTGGCGGCGAGTTTATGCGGCCATTAAGTATGATTACCGTTGGGGATAAAATATATATTGCAGGTACGCCGGATTACGGGTCTGACAACGGCGGGCTCGCGGTGATCGATGCGGTAACCGAAAAAGTTATCGATAAAATTGTACCGGTAATATCAAACCAAAGTATTAAGTGTATAACTTACGAACCGGTTACTAAACGTATCTACGGCGGGACAAGTGTTGCGATTGGCCACCGGAAGTATCTCACAAAATACGCGAAGATGTTTGTGTTTAACCCCGAGACAAAAAAGGTGGAGTATGAAACTGAACTTAGTACCGGCGAAAAAACTGCGGTGGGCTCTGTTATGATGATGGCAACGATTGCCGGCGGGAAAGTTGTGGGGTTGATGACGGAGTATAGCGGTAAGGTAACAAAAATGTTTGTTTACGACGCTGTGGGGAAACGGTTTGTTATGAATGACAAAGTTGTTCCTTTGAAAACCGGGCCAAAAGTTACGCCGTTTGTTGATTCAGATGGGAAAATATATTGTGCGAGTAACCGCGAACTGTTTGTAATCGACCCAAAGAGTTATGAACTTACAGTACTCGCGGAATTTTCTGATAATAACATTGCCAGCCAAGGGGTTGTAAAGTATCAAGACTATTTGTATTTCGCAGTTGGCGCGTGTTTGTACCGGTACTACGACAGATGACATATCGTATGGGGAATGGGTTGAGTATAGGAAATGGGAGGGGAAGAAGATGAGTAATAATGCATTAGCAGTGTTTGAGAACTACAAAATTCGCCGTCATTACGACGAAAAAAATGAAACCTGGTATTTTTCGGTAATTGATGTTGTTGGAGCATTGACTGATAGTGTTAATCCACGTGATTACTGGTTTAAGATGAAAATTAGGGTTAAAAGTGAAGATGGTATCGAACTGTCGACAATTTGTCGACAGTTGAAAATGAAAGCAACTGATGGAAGAATGAGAGTAACAGATACCGCCAATGTGGAAGGGCTTTTGCGAATTATACAATCTATACCTTCATCAAAAGCAGAACCTTTTAAACTATGGCTTGCAAAGGTTGGGTATGAACGCCTGCAGGATATGAACGACCCGGCCCGTTCGCTTGACCGTGCCCGTGAATACTGGCAGCGGCACGGTAGAAGCGAAAAATGGATTCAACAACGTATGATGGGGCAGGAAACCCGGAACAAACTTACTGATTACTGGCAAAATCATGAAATAACTAAAGAAAATGAGTACGCTATTCTGACCAATATCATTCATCGGGAATGGAGTGGTGTTTCGGTTAAGAAACACAAAGATATCAAAGGGCTTAAAACACAAAATCTGCGTGATCACATGAGCGAAGCCGAACTTATATTCACCGCTCTTGCAGAACTATCAACTCGCAAAATTGCAGAAAGTGTAAATGCCACGGGTATGCCCGAAAACAAAGAGGTTTGTAAATCAGGTGGCAAGATAGCAAAAAAAGCGCGATTGGAATTAGAAGGGAAAACCGGGAAAAGTGTGATAACATCCGATAATTATCTGCCCCCATTGAAAAAAACGAAACCGCTGAGATAGAAAAGGATATTTTGTTTAAGTACAAACTTCTATGTATATTCTATTATTTTCAATATTGTTAAACTTGTTGTTTATACCGAATATAAATGCAGAGGATAAAATGGTAGAAAATCTTGGCATTGCATCGGATGCTGTAACGTTGTACGACACCTTTGTTGTGCCGGGAAGCAGTGATATATACATTCCCTGCGGGCAGGCGGGGGAACGGTTTATCGTTGCGAAATGCGCGGTTGATGGAACGGTTAAAAATATATATAAACCACCGGAAGCCGGACCCGGGAGTGAGTGGGACCGCGCAACAGTTATCTGGCATCCCGGAGTGAAAAAGTTATTTTTCGGTACGATGCCAACCGCGCATCTGATGTGCCTCGACCCTGCGAGGTTGGATCTCGGTGTGCAATACATTTCAAAAGTTGGGGATAAAGAAGAGTATATTTGGGCAATGGCAGTTGGACGGGACGGAACACTCTACCTCGGCTCATTTCCCGGGTGTAGCCTCTACGCTTATGACGTTAATATAGGGTCGTTAACTTGTCTTGGGAAAGCTCATCCTACGAATAAGTACATACGTTCAATGACAGTTGGTCACGATGGCCGGGTGTATATGGGCACCGGCGCGGATGATAACGATGTTGTGTGTTACGACCCACTGAGAAAAGTGTTTACATCAATACGTCCTTCCGAAGTAAAGAGGGAAGCTGGAGTTTCACAGGTGTACTATACTTCCAGCGGGTCAACTTTGTTTAATGTTGGCGGTAGGGTGTATATTGTTACACCTGAAGGCGAAGTAAAGAAAACGGATAATAAACCGGGACGATATGAAAAGTATTATCCAACCGCATTATATGACGGCAGAACAGTAGAAATTGTTTCTAACATTTCCTCAATTAGGATTTATGATTCAGTTAGTAAGAAAGCAGAAATTGTTAA
This is a stretch of genomic DNA from Elusimicrobiota bacterium. It encodes these proteins:
- a CDS encoding Bro-N domain-containing protein; the protein is MSNNALAVFENYKIRRHYDEKNETWYFSVIDVVGALTDSVNPRDYWFKMKIRVKSEDGIELSTICRQLKMKATDGRMRVTDTANVEGLLRIIQSIPSSKAEPFKLWLAKVGYERLQDMNDPARSLDRAREYWQRHGRSEKWIQQRMMGQETRNKLTDYWQNHEITKENEYAILTNIIHREWSGVSVKKHKDIKGLKTQNLRDHMSEAELIFTALAELSTRKIAESVNATGMPENKEVCKSGGKIAKKARLELEGKTGKSVITSDNYLPPLKKTKPLR